Genomic DNA from Anaerolineales bacterium:
AGGCGGGAGCGGCGGTCATTGCCGCTGATCTCACGCTCCCTATGTTACACGCCGCACAGGGCAACCTTGCCCAAGCGGGCGTCAGCGCAGACTATCTCAATTTAGACGCGGTACGGCTACCCTTTTCCCCCGCCGCCGTTGATGTGGTTACCTGTCGCTTTGCGGCGCATCATTTCACCGATGTGCCGGGCTTTGTCCGTGAATGTGCGCGGATCACCAAAGCGGGCGGTGTAATCGGCATTGTCGATCAGATTGGGCCTGCCGACCCCCTTCCGGCTAACTACTGCAACGCTTTTGAAACCCTCCGCGATCCAAGCCATGCCTGGCAGTACAGCCAACCAGAGTGGGAGTCCTTCTTGCGAGGGGTAGGCTATACGGTGACCCTCAGCGAGGTGATCGGTGTCGTGTTCGACCTCGGCTGGTGGACGCAGATGCAAAACAACGATCCCGATACAGTAATTCGCCTCAAAGTGATGCTTCGCCAAGCGCCGCCAGAGGTTGCCGCATGGCACGCCCCCGAATTCGACCCCGCCGATGAGACAAACCCCATCCGCTTCACCCACCGTCATATGGTCCTGATCGGCGTTCTGGGCGGAAAAATCAGTCAGGTGATCTGAATTCCCCCTCAGCCGTTGCTGAGGGGGTAGGAAAATTGTTTTTTTGAAATAGGTACTGCGCGTGCCTTTACAAAGGGAACGGGGTGAGCGTTCCGATCAGGAAAAAGAGAGCAATTGTCGCATAGCCAATCGCCCGTCGTGTGGGGTTCAGAGGGGTAATGTCGTTCCCTGGCGGAGGGTGGCGTAGCCCTGTCAGCAGGACTAAGAACGCGAAGAAGATCAGACTGGGGAAAGTGGTCATACCCAACACGAGCATCGACCCAAAGGCGAGGAGGGCAATTGTCCACGACGCCCGCCCAAAGAGGGTGTACATGATATGCCCGCCATCCAACTGCCCAATCGGAAGTAGATTGAGGACGGTGAGGAGCATCCCAAACCACGCCGCCAATGCTATGGGCTGCCGCACAACATGTCGCGCCAGATCGACCATATCGGGGCGAAAAATATCTTGCACAACGTTCAGCAAGATCGGCATACCGATGCGCTCTGTGCCAAAGAGGTTTAGAAAGAGCATATTGCGGCTCATGGCTTGCTCACTAAGTAAGCCAATGATGAAGGCAATGAGCGCTACCACAAACCCGGCAAGCGGACCGGCAATGCCCACATCAAAGAGCGCCTTGCGGTTCGTCAGCGGGCTGCGGATGAAGATCACCGCACCGAGCGTCCCCAAAATCCCGATG
This window encodes:
- a CDS encoding class I SAM-dependent methyltransferase; amino-acid sequence: MTHASDPRTLSQERFGALAANYVGSPVHSMGYTLDRLLEGVQPAPGKHALDIATGGGHVALGMAKAGAAVIAADLTLPMLHAAQGNLAQAGVSADYLNLDAVRLPFSPAAVDVVTCRFAAHHFTDVPGFVRECARITKAGGVIGIVDQIGPADPLPANYCNAFETLRDPSHAWQYSQPEWESFLRGVGYTVTLSEVIGVVFDLGWWTQMQNNDPDTVIRLKVMLRQAPPEVAAWHAPEFDPADETNPIRFTHRHMVLIGVLGGKISQVI
- a CDS encoding site-2 protease family protein, which encodes MTLSESLAGDMRERNVPLDSPRLGGETDYISTLARLLNGLFMVRDWQNISRIVRGQPVNAVLFRGTLLGDAEQVYPQMTERFKTAGYTPLLERRNGVDMCIALQGTIAAAPVMTRPWVHGLLLLITILTTTISGAGFMGYFPNVVLRELQRGNWTYIGKTLAAGFPFAFTLLLILGVHEMGHYLAARRHGVIVTLPYFIPFPFIGILGTLGAVIFIRSPLTNRKALFDVGIAGPLAGFVVALIAFIIGLLSEQAMSRNMLFLNLFGTERIGMPILLNVVQDIFRPDMVDLARHVVRQPIALAAWFGMLLTVLNLLPIGQLDGGHIMYTLFGRASWTIALLAFGSMLVLGMTTFPSLIFFAFLVLLTGLRHPPPGNDITPLNPTRRAIGYATIALFFLIGTLTPFPL